The nucleotide sequence GCGGAGACCCTGTCGACGCTGTTCCGCTGCTCCGTCGCCGATGACAACGACGGAGGCTGGGAggaggtgacggaggcggtgctggcaaAGGTGCTGAACGTGAAGACAAAGAAGGTGGCTAGTAACAATCTCGAGCTCTCCTCCAGTACCGCGAACTTGAAAAAGCACATTGGAACGCTGATAAGCATGGTGCAGTCTGGCCAGAAGCTCGGCTCCGCAACAGAAGGGGCAGGGGCTTGAACGCACTCAGGGTAGGAATGCAATGACtaccgccctccccctcccccccccccacgaCGACAGTCCTCGCGGTGCCATTTCGGACGCCTAGCAGTGTGGAATCGAGTGCCCTATATCCAACCCCACTCACCTTCCCTCTCTACCTCCTCCCGAAACCTCCTCGCCAGCATCTGCGGCAGGACGCACGCTTTTGGGATTCGGTAATAGAGGAATGAAAGACGGCGATGGGTCCTTGTGCCTGATGGGGGCGTCTGCAGTTGTCTTTGCGGATGCCGACATTTGTATGTTtatttatatatatatatgtgtgtgtgtgtgttcggcTCTTGCTCGTTATGGCCTTTTATACGTTCTCTGCGCCGTTCAACCGGCGTTTTCACGCCCTCGGACCCTCCCATCGATGACGTGATGTATCTCTCTTCGGGCGTGCCTGTGCTGGATCCGGAACGAGCGTGCACGGCGTCATCCCCCTCGCTCTTTCGATTAAGTCGAGAAAGTGAACGGCACATCCGAAATGAAGGAGGTGACGGCTCAGAGACAGAGAGTTCACCGCCGGCTCTGCATCCGTGTTGCCTGTTACTGCTGCTTCGCGGCAGTAGCCCTTGACGGGTGTGGATCGACGTCGGgcaccctctctctgcccctgccgaaaaaaaaacgcacgcAAATGCGCTGACATCGAAGACAGGCAAGGGGCTCATAAAGACGGTGCGCGGAATCCGCTCTGCGGTCATGTGCGGCCTCCTTTGCTGAACGAAGCTCCGCAGCTGTGCTGAAACGACGACGTGAAGtcgctctcccccccccattcAATTGCTACAAGGAGGACGTGCATGCCCTTCTTGTCACAGATGTGAATCCGCCATTTCCGTTCTAGCGGCCATGCATTTCCAAGGCAccttccttcccttttcttgTGTGGTGTGATTGCTGGCTTCTCTGGCCGGCGGTGGAcggtgtgcttgtgcgcgcgcggctctgtgtgtgtctgggcGCACGAAACACTTGTGCCGATGCCGATGTGAGCCTGCTACACTGGTTATGTGCGGTGGGCGGCAGCACTCGTACATAAAGGTCCTcacacacaaaagaaaacaaaaagaaacaagaTAGGGCTCAAGAGGCGCGCAGCCAGACAAGTGCGCCGTAAACAGTCTTTTGTAGTGTAGCAGGGCGGACACGGGCGCACTGGGCGCTTGGCGGTCAACCGCCGCCCTcttgtgtctctctcttcctctgccgGTACGCAGAATCCTCGCTTCTGGTGTAGCCCAGCACCGATGGGTGGGCCACCGGGGTCACAGGTGGCGCAGAAGAAACCAAACCGACCACGGCACAAAAAACAGGAGGGTGTAAGCGAAAATGGTGCCAGCGCCAAGGGAGCAACGACGCTTGCCTCTTCCAATGGATGTGGCGTCACAGCTATGCaggctgctgcgtcgccgtcgccgtttcAGCCACCACGCCAGCCTAACGTGTACACCGactgcgcaccgctgcgagAGCTGTACGACCAAGTTCGACTGAGTGAATGCGGCCTCCACGGCATTAGTGTCAGGGGCGGTGCTGGTCGACCGCGAAGGCGGGAGGAAAAGGGACGCCCCTTCACGCTTCAGCAATCCTTCAGCGAATTGCCGTACCCGCGTGGGATAATGAACAACAGCAACTTCTGCTTCATGAATTCGATGCTGCAGGCACTCATGTTCATTCCCTCCTTTGCGCAACTGACCGTCTCCGTCAGCTGTGATGCGCAGGCACGCCAGCTGTGCCCCACGCTGGCGACCCTTGGAAAGTGGACACTTCAGTACTGGAAGCCCGGTTTCACGCGGCTAGCGATGATAGCCCCAACGTTGATGCCGCGCTTGCCTGCTGGTGCCAACAACAGTAACAGCGGCGCTCCTCGGTCGGCCGTGGTGCCCGCCTCGCAGCGGATCCTTGACGGCTCTGTGCAGGAGGACGCGCAGGAGTTTCTGCAGAAGTTGCTAGAGCGTGTGCATGAAGAGCTGGTGGGTCTCGAGGAAGCTTTTCAGCAGGCCGACGCGTCTGAAGCGGCGACGGAGAGCGAAATGGGGTTGATTGCCcctgctgccaccaccaccaccgccagtggcggtggtggtggtggtggtggtggtggccgcgccgATGCTCCGGACGACGCGACCGCCTCGACCTTCCACAAGAAGGGCTGGACGTTTGTGAAGGGAAAGGAGAAGCTGGCGGTGCGGGAGCACGAGGATGTGCAAGGGCAGTCGAAACTGCTGGCAAGTATCTTTGGTGGAACGCTGGAGAGCCACTTGCAGGggaagcagcgccagcgcgaccGCGTGTCAGTGCTCATCGAGAGGTACTACTGTCTCCCCGTCGACGTTGGCTTTGCGCCGGAGTGTACCGTTGAGCAAGCTCTCGAGCGCACCTTCATGACAGAGCGGATCTATGACAGCGAGCATGAGAAAAAACTCAAGAAGactctccgcctcggccgTCTGCCCTCCGTTCTctttctgcagctgcgccgctgggCCGTGACGCGCGAGGGCGAGCTCGTGAAGCTCGACAACGTTGTGCGTATCAAGCGCACCTTGCTGATTCCTCGTACCATCTGCGCTGATGAGACACTTGGCAACACCGAGCGAGCGTACCGTCTCCTGTCGGTTGTGTGCCATCGCGGTGACGCCGTTAGTCGGGGGCACTATGTCACCTACTTAGTGCACCATGCCGCGACCCCAGCCGTCCTGAAGGTGCAGTCGAGTGAGCCGGGCAACAAGGACACTGCAATCCTGCGTTCGCCGCCTGACGCGGCGACAGTGATTCTCTGCAATGACGCCAACATTTCTGTGTGTCCAGCAAAGAACATGGAGAAGGAGACCATGTACTTTCTCGTCTACCAGAAGACAAGCTGAtatgcccccccctccccgcttcCCCCAACCCCTCCAACCTTGAACGGCAAcggctgtttttttttgtcttgtgtgcttttttgtttttgttgcGCGTCGcgtatgtgtctgtgctcGTCGCTATCCAACGGTGGTTTGGGCttcctgtgtgcgcgttttCGTCCCGTAGCAAAaggttttgttttctttttcgggCCTGCGCGACTGTTTGATCGGCCACATACATCGTGTACCTGTATTCAAGTTTCACCATCTCGTTGCACCCTCGCGTTCGGCAACGCACCGCGCTCTTGATTAGGGAGAGATGAAGCTACCGCTTTCCTCACGTTTCCCTTTGGCTCGTTTTGCAGCTCGTTCGCTGCTCTCTCCCCACATGAAATCacgaaaaggagaaggagtgatgtttcgctcgctcgctcgctctgccACGGCGAGCGTTACAGTCAAAGAGCCTTCTGCGCACAGaatcgtgtgtgtgtgtgtgtgtgtctgcagAAGTGTTTCTGCGTTTCGCTCCTGTTCATCAATCCCGTTTATACTGTCTCCActtctccttccttccccctctctatCCCCCATTATTTCATGTGCCTATTGCATCCCACGCACACGACTTTTCGACGCCAACGGCAAACTGTGCCGCACATGTTCTCGCTTCTCCGCGCTCGATCGTCGGCCCATCAGATTGCCTCGATCCTAGATCACCGTCTTTTTCTCGTTGTCCTGTTCagtctgttttttttttttgcgtgtgtgtactcTAACCGTAGTTCAaggcgtatgtgtgtgtgtgtgtgtgctcgagTTTGCCTGGTGTTGTCGTCACAGCAGCTGTCGAATCACGCATACATCACCACCACTTTCATTCCTgcctcgaaaaaaaaaaaacagacgCATAAAGCCACAGACATCGGCGAGGTAGAAGCGCAGCCGCGGGTTTCGCCTTTTCTCTTCCCATCGACTTTGTTGACCTCCCGCCTTGCAATCCAGTCAGGGCACCATGTCCACGTTTGCCCTTGAACCCTTGCCGCTTTTCCAGCCCATCACGGCCACGTCAGAGGAGCGCATCACGCAAGTTTTGGAGGCGCTGAGGGCGCAGCACAAGTCAACGTTTCCGCTGCTCTTCCAGCGCGCCTTGGATCGCGGCACAGCGGACTTGCCTACCCCGCAGAATGACCTTCGTCTTATGGCATACGCCTTCCTTGTCGCGCGACACTGGAACGTGGAGAAAGCGGTGAAGATGGCGAACGATGCATGCCTCTTCTTCGAGAAATTCCGCACCGGCAATGACTGGCTCTTGCCGTCTGCCTTTTCGATTCGTGGCTACGACCAGGCCAACGTGGCGGCCTGGACAAAGCAGCCCTTCGGAACAACGAACACGCCGCTCTACCGATGCATGCAGACGATGTCGCCACTGGTGCATGGCGGGTTTCACTACTGGGACCGTCGTGGCCTGCCGGTGCTCTACTGGCTCGTAGGGCGCATGGATACGCACTCGGTCCTCCGGAAACTGAAGCCGCATGTCCCGGTTGGCACCACGATCGAAGAGTTCTTTCAGCTATTTGGGGGCGGCATCATCGAGACGGGCTGGACACTCTGCAGGTACCAGGACGCCGTTCTTACAGCCCACCCGCAACCCGGGATCGACATGGGCGCACCGCGCCGCAACTTCTGCACCATCGTCGTGGACTGCAAAGGGTTAAGCTATAAGATTATCGACAGGCAACTGCTGGAAAAGAcgaaggcgacgctgcagcagatgcaTTGCGTGTTCGCCGACTGCATCCACCGCATCGTTGTCGTGAACTGCCCGCCCATGGTAAAGTTTGCCTACAGACTCCTGAAATCCGCCATAGGCGAGGGTGTGCAGCAGAAGATCACGTTTGTGTCGCCAGAGaacacgacggcggcgctcgacaGCGTCGTCGGCCTGGAGCGTGTGCCGGCCTTTCTTGGCGGCCACTGCCAATGTGAGGGCGGTTGCATTGCCTCGTACAACCCGAACACCGCCTTCAAGACCGAGGAGGCTGACGATGAGGGTGACGTCACCACGGAGAACATCATCGTGGGCCCTGGCAAGAAGCACGAGAGAGTGTttgagctgcagcagggagaggaggtgaTTTGGGAGTTCTCGACGACGAAGGGCACCGATGTGCGCTTCTCAGTTATGTTCTACCCGAAGCAGCAAGGCGTGACGGCGCAGTCGAAGGGCGGAAGGGTGAGGGTGCGCATCGACAAGTCGGTAAAGCGCACAACGACCGAGAACCCGGTGGTGAAGCAGGAGAAACTGAAGGACGGTGCAGACAGCTACATGGCCCCGGAGGACGGCATTCTGCAGCTTGTCTGGGACAACTCGAAGTCGATCGTGAGCGACAAGGGCATTCAGATGCGCGTCTACAAGTCGGAAGCGATTATGGAGTCGCCCGATGAGTAAAGCAGTCCAGTAAGCGATGCAAGGTGTGTAtttcctcttctctgtcgctgctgagctCTTTTGCGGGTCTCTCCCCGTGTGGTGTCTGCGTGTGAgatgtgggtgtgcgtggagGGGGTGCAATATTTCGTTTGACACTCTCAGCCCCACCCTGGCGGAGGGCAGCTACACCTCCGCACCCTTTCACACGACACGCTTTCGGTCAAGGGTTGGAAACGGAGGTGTACGCCGAGACAAACGAGCCTCGCTCATGCCACGGCGGCCTTTTTCCACTGGTTGACCATGGAGTGCGATGCGGCGTCCTACCTAGCTTCCCCTTCGTTTAATTGTGTCTCCTCCTTCAGTTTTGCAGGCTCGACCGTTTTCGCTGTGCTGCACTTCCTTATACGCTAGCCCCCGTcttgcacgcgtgcacacaaaAATACCTTATCTTTCCTGCACGcgtccctctcctcctcattCGCCTTACGTCTTCACCATTATCTCTTCATTTCTGTTGCAGCgtattttttttcttctttcgctGCGAGCACGTGggaacacacgcacacgatgAAAAGTCGTTTTGTCATGAACCGGTGAGGAACTCGGCTTGGGATACATTAGGTGCGCATGTggccgtgtgcgcgtgtgagtcTTCCCGTTGTCTtgttgtatgtgtgtatgtgtgtgcttgtatgCCGTCTTTTCTGCAAACGCCCTTCTCGTTCTGTGCACAAGGATGAGCATGTATGATATGAGGTGTGGCagtattttttttttcggcggGGGTTTGGGGTTTTTGTGTGCTGTGTTCCGTGCAGCTTGCaatgtcttttttttttgctcgtTACTTCCTCAGCTGCATTACGGAACGCAGCGGCTTGAAGCAACTTggatgggaggggggggggcatggCATCCCAGCATGGTGTGCAGGCTCTCTCCGAGAGCCCTGACCTGCAGCTGGCGAAGTGCCTCCTGGAGCTCATCCGGCACGCGCCTCTGCCCAGCCCCTATTCCCCGCATGGCAGACGCCGATGCTTTtcgccctcgagcagcaccCTGGACGCGACTGGCTTGGGTGAAGGCGTGCGATGCGCCCACGTCTCTGTCTGACGCCCGAGGCGCATCACGTGTGCGAAGAAGGGACGAGAACCTCTTGCTAGACGCATGGCCCCGATTCGACGGCAGGGCTGTTCAAATTTCTCGTGGAGGAATGACACGTTGAGGAAGTGAAATGTACTTCCCTGTGCCCGTGGGCCGTTCTGTGTGTATAAtgcctttttttgtttgctttgtCTTGTGCTGCTCATGTGTTTATGCAACCCCtttcttttgtgtgtgtgtgtgtgcgtggccaTGCGTACCATCGTTGATCCCTACTCGTGCcagtatgtgtgcgtgttggcgAATGCCCTGTATTCTTTATTATTATGTattcgtttctttttttttgcgttgtGAACTGCTTCCGTCCCCATCCACGTCTCTCCATGTCTCCATACTGTGCATACCCATTCATCCTCAtcattctttttttttccggccTGCTCTTGAGCTCTGTGCCGGCGTGCATACTTGCATCCGCCCGCGCCGAACATCTGGGGCATGATGACAAGAGTGCTTGGCGATGCGGTGGTGTCGCAAACGAAGggcatctctttctcttgaTACCTGTTCGTCCTTTGCAGCACTTCACCGTTTCCATACTAAGCTCGCATACATGACTTCACAGTTGTTGAgtcttttcctttcccttctctcGTCTCTGTCTAtacgtcctcctcctcctccctctcgctccccctctctttccttctcttggCTCCGATTTCGTTTCTTTGTTCGACTCTCCTCCTTTATGTCTCCTTggcttcctttcctttccacATTCCTTTACTTGTTTTTTGTATGACTACcactgctcctcctcctttttggggaggcggggcggagggggggtaGGTGGGCGTGTCAAAAGATGTGCGTATCGACTTCattttttgtgtgtgtttctgcACTTCCCTCAAGCCCGCCCCCTCGCTCGTGCGATCAGCATGAGTtcggggggaggagaggataGACGTTTTTTGTGCGCGTGGTTGTccgtctcgctctctcatTTTGGTGGGCGGGCGTGGTATCGTGCGGGCGCCTCCTTTGAATGATGTGAATGTTTGCGCACACGGGCCCACGTAGGcctgtgtgcatgcatgtgctTCGCGCAAAATGTGCTTTTCGACGAATATATCTCTGCGtctatatatgtgtgtgtgcgttacCTCGCATGTATGGAGTGGCGGCTGCTGAATGCGAGAGCGGCGCAACGCGACATACAGTCTTCCCACCAAGTCACAAGGTAATCGACAGGCCTTCTGTTTTCCtcacggagaggaggggtaaaaaaaagaagagatgTTGGCTTGtgaacagaaaaaaaaaagagacggCACTACTTGTGCTTTCTCATCGCATCTATCGGCTCTTCGGGTGGTGTCTgcccttcctcttcgcttttttttcgttccgCTCGCCCTTTTCCATTTCTCGTACGTGCGGGACGACGCCACAACATTCCTTCAACCCGCACATATATCCTCTCCTCATCTCTTTCGCCTTTCTCATCAACTTGGTTAGCCTTCGCGCTTGCCACCCATATTTGCGTCGCGCAATCCCTCTCCGTCACTACTACAACCGGTGCGGCGCTCCCTGTCCTTCTCTGTCGCTACGTGGTCTCGTCTCGCTTgtgcgcacaggcgcgcgtgtgcgcgcttaTTTTCTTTTCATTTCGTAGTGCTATTCTTCTCCGCGCCACCGGCACGTtagtgctgctgctaccaACTGGCGTATTGCACAGTGGTGGCTctggtgtgtctgtgtgtatggACGAGGGAGGGTGTGCCAGCCTCTTTAAAAAGAAGCACCGCCTTCCTATTCCCATCGGGTGTGTTAGCATTTGTGTGTTGCTCTACTTCGCTCACAGATGAACGGCACACAGTCGCTGAAGGTCGAGCGATTCGACACCTCCTACAAGGATAGCGACCTGCTCTCGTCCGCCACAGACAGTATCGACCTCGATCACAAGGATGAGCATCAGGTAACGGATGCGATCAAGACCCTCCAGCAACTCTTGAAGAGGGCTACGGTGAATGGCACCACGTCGACGACCTCCATGGACGCGGCCGCGGACAGCGCAGCTGCCATGGAATACCTCGCCGACTTTTCCTATGGCCTGACGCCCGGCGAGGCGCGTTATATTGTGTACCGGTTCCTCAAGGCTAATGGGATGAACATACCACGGGCTCTCGAGCAAATGATGCGGTCCGCCGAGCGGCGCAGGAAGCAGAACCTCAACAATATGGCGCTGTTTCCGTGTATTATTCCCATGAGCGGATTTAATGAGCAGACGGTATGCTATAAGCTACGGCTCCCTTTTATTAGCAACATCTCCGGCAAGCGCTACCTGGACGCCGAGGGTCGACTTCGACTGGAGCATGAGCAGTTGGACCACTGCAACGCGCATTACGAGGATCCCTACACCAGTTTCATGACGACTGACGTGGCGGCCGACTCAAGGCAGCCAAGCCCagacagcagcgactgccTATCTTCACGACCCGCCATGAGCGCGCCTCAAgtggcctcctcctcgccgatACCCCCCGTCGGTCCTGCAAACTGGAAGGCGACCCTTGAGGGGGATGGCAGTGCAGAATGGAAGCGAGACGCCGAGTCGCAGAGGAACTCCCTCTCGCCGAAGGAGCACCGGCGCAGGAGCGATGAGAAAAAAAGCAGCGGAGCCAGGTGGCGCTCCTTCATTTCCCTCATTCCTTTTCTCCGTCATCAAGGCACCGGCTGCCTGCCAAATGCGTCAGCCTCGCACCTGCGGAACATGTCGACCGTTACATCCGAAACAAGGAGGCACACCGGCTTCCACTCCATCCTATCcacgtgcagcggcagcgattGCGGgaacagcggcgcgcgcgagcagaACTATGAGACACCGGAgatggaagaggaggagaaactCCTCAACGCGGCGGGTGTGGCAGTGCCGTTGACGGCAACACCCAGCACCCTTTACGCCGACTGTCTCAATTTCCACGGGCTCTTGGAGCCGATCGTTGCAGTCATTACAAAGCACGCGCCATTTGCATTCCACTACTGGGACCTTGAGGGGCGTCCTGTCATGTACTGCCGCCTTGGCAGAATGCACTCGAAGAAGCTGATGCAGGAGCTGTTTGCGCTGACCCCGATCGATGCCGAGCCGCGCGCACTGGCGTTGCTGTTTAACACGTACGCTCTACTagtgctggagcagctgatcCGCTTCTGCAACCGCCGAAACCGTGAGGGCGACGAGATTCGCGATGacctgctgccgcagtcgCAGCTCGGGAGTACACAACGCCAGCAGGGTGAGCCATGcccaaccaccaccaccggtgCCATGCTTCGCAGAAGGCCACTTGTCGGCTCGTGTACTGTTGTCGTCGACTGTGCTGGGCTACAGATTCGACGATATCTGTacaagccgctgctgcttatGGTGCGTTCAATTGTTCGAATGAACATGCGCGACTTCCCGGAGCTGATGCACCATGTGTATGTTACCAACTGCACGAACGCTGTGAGCTTATCGTACCTGATGCTGCGCGGCATACTTTCGAGAGCGACGCGGGAGAAGGTGACGTTTTGTAGTAAGAGCAACACGGCTGCCACGTTGTGCGAGTGCATCCGCAGCGATCTGGTACCACAGGAGTTGGGGGGCAAGTGCCAGTGTCCCGGCGGCTGCATTTCGTCCATGGATGCAACGCCGGACGACGTCCACTCCGCGACGCTCAGCCGCAGCTTCGGTGACGCACCCTCGAGCGTTACAACGCAATGCGGCGACACTTGCACCGAGCAGGTAACGCAGCGGttgggtggggaggggctCTTCTTTCACCCTCTCCACTACACTGCCGAGAGGCTTGTGCTCAAGGCGCGAGAGTCGCGCAAGCTGTCTTTTGGAATGGGCGCGGGGAGCGAAATCATTTGGGAATTCGCGGTGAAGCACAAGCGCGACGTGTTCTTCTCGGCTGTCTTCGTCTCCGCCGGCAACGACGGCGCGATGCTGTCGCTGGTGCCGCGCCGACGAGTTCAGAATGAGGCGGGCCACTACATTTGCCCCTCGATCGGGGCAGTCATCTTTGAGTGGAGCAACAAGCACCATTTCTTTACTCGATGTCGGCTGAGCTTGAAGGTGTACCGCGAGGAGCGGCCGGTCGGCTCCATGTGAGAATGCGGCGCGCgaagacgcggcagcgcggcacggACGCCTCTCCCAGAAGACCAGGACAAGGACTTTCGGAGACGAggggccggcggcgccgattTTGCTGTCGGTGTGGAGGCATGCGCCGTGTCCTAAACAGCGTGTTGATTGGTCTCTGGTTGCTGGTGTGAGCAtgcggagagggcgaggaggactgGAAGGAGGAATGCCGTTGAGGGAGTGGCTTGCGCTGCCTGCGCACCGCAGTTGGTTCTTTCTCAAaaccctccttctcttctcgcGCTCAAGCGGCTATGGCTTCCTCCACGCAGATGGAAGCACGTCGGTCCCTCGCCACCGCTCTGCATCCATGAGCTTTCCCAGTCACCGAGGGAATcggcgcgcctgcacgaGAAATTCTCGAcagcgttttttttttgtttctttgtttttcgtgtgtctgtgtgtttgaAGGAGTCTCCAACAGCTGGCATGTGCGTGAGTTTGTTCTCCAGGGTGCGCGTGGGTTGATGATGGTGCAACAGTCGGGATTCGGACGCGTGTGAATGCTTCTATTCCTTCGCcagtgtgtgtatgtgtgcatgtgagaGAGACAGTTAGACCGAGGCCATGAGCGAGGCAGCATATTCGTCTACGCCGATCGGACTTctggaagggagggagggagagggaggtgacGTGTGCAAACAGGCCGCTGGCCACGATGAGCCACAcccgctggaggagcgcggGCCCTTTTGCACGAGGGCACGGAgacgtgtgtgtatgcccgtgtgtgtgtgcggacgAGAGTGCGGAGCCACCCGTCCTTCCAGCTTCCTGTCGCACCTCCCCGTGGCGCCAGTGGTCCCCCTTCGCGCCCGGTATGCGGAATCACGGCTCGACCTGTCCGCGGGATTTTTGCTGGACTTTATGCAGCGGGATGTAGATCAAGCATGGTAGCGGAGTCGCGCAGTCATCGCGGTTACGCGTTGGGTGCATGGCTGCTGGAGTAGCGGTTGCGGAAAGCAGCGATGGCGGAAGCGCTACCCATGTGAAGGTGCACCTCAGCTTCGGCAGACAGGAAAGAATAAAAAGGCGCCTcccgtgcgcagcgcaccgagcGGTGCTCTGTCGGCCCGCTTCACGCACGCGGCTTCCCATCCGCCCAATGTCGCGTCGGCGCAGAGGCCGCAGACAGCACcggtcgtcgtcggcggcctgctgcgccgtcgcgtgctcgctgcggcACACTGGCACCGTTTGCCGACATCGCCCTCGGCGCACACGGGCAGCGCGGCCAGCCATCGGCCAGCCGTCCAGCGCGGCGTCAGCTCTGCATCCCTCCGCGGCGAGCCGCCGGCACACCGCTCGCGGCCACAGGATAAGTCGCCTCTCCATCAGCCCATGTCTCTCTCACAAAACGCAGACGACGGAGCCGGCAGCGCTACGGCCGCAATCGTAGCGTTTCATTACGGGCGCCGCCCCGTGCGCTGCGATGCCTTCTGCAGACACCATCGCAGGGCTTTCTGAGGCTGGCACGTCGCTCGGCCACGCGCGCAGCCCTTGCCACAGCTTCCCCACCCGGCGCCTCCGCTCCGCCGCTGGCacgtagcggcggcggtagtggCCCGTCCGCGACAGAGGCGACACGCCAGCAAGCCAGTCCCTACATCACGTGCCACATCCAGCTGCTCGCCGGCCTGGCGGTCCGTGAGGTCCGCCCAGTGGCGCAAAGCAGAGGGAGTGCTTGCCGAGCAGTGCCATCACGCCCAGCAGCGgggctgccccccccctccccctttccttcaCTCCCAGGGGGCTTCGGGGACGTGGGCGGTCGATCCTCGCTGCACGCCCTGCACCGTGCTGAGCTGCCCCTGATTCGGGTGGGGTGGCAACGACCTCTCGCCCGTTTTTCCCTCTGCACACCCTCCCGCACTCACAAAGCCAGGCATGCAGTTCTGTCGCCACGCACGGCGCACAAGAAATGTAGACGGAACGGCGTGTCCCTGCTCGCGTTCAACCATCAGGTCCGTAGGCCCCATGGCCCGCTCGTCCCCTGGAACGGGCGCTGCCGACGGGAAGCCCGCGCGAAACCAGCTTCCAAATGAGGAGGCAGTCAAAGGCCCTCTTCAAGGCCAGCGCAGTGTCGCGGCTCTCTGGTGATTTCATGTCGCGCCCGTTGAGTGCGACGCCGTAGATCGTCGAGAAGACGACGAGACGACGGTCTGCTTCATGCACCAGCCTGGGCAACACGGGGTGGTTCTGACGATTTGGATAAGGTGCGCCTTCAGCAGAGGCCCACGCCacgtcgcgctgcagcaaaTGGCGCCTGGGGGCGGCAGTCCCTTCCTGCCCAGCCCAAAGTGGGCTCTCCGGGCCAGGGATCACTGGGCGGCGTTGGCATCCCCACGGCACCAGGGCGCACGGTGTCGACGGAGTGGAGCTGGGAGCCGTACGCAGCCGAAGGCGCCGCGGTTGCTTGCGCCGCGGCCTGCGCTGCATCCGTCCGCTCggccgtcgatgccgctACCAGAATGGGCCGGCACACGCTGTGTCTGCCCTGAAGAGATGCCTTGCGTGCATTCCACAGGTCCagcacggaggaggggagacggAAGAGCGGCCGCGGATCCTCCTCCGTGGGGTGTGTCGGTCCGCGATGGGTCTCCTCAGAGACGGCGTCATCCATATCCTCCCAGACCCGCCGCCACTCGTCCCACTGCCCCACCCGCTTCGTCTCCCGGCAGCGGGCGCGGGCGGCTGTCCGTGAATCGGCTGACAGCCGCCTCGAGGCGATGGATGCACTCCTCCGACACCTgcactccctccctcagcaGCATGAGTGATCGAGCCATCCGCAGTCAGAATCCCCACGCGCGCAGGGCGCCCGCCTTTCCACGGTTTTCGGTGCTCATTGGACGCCCACGGGTGGCCGGCGTCAGCCGCCAGGAGCCCCGCAaatctgaggcggcgcgagGCGCGGCCATGGACGAGAATCCCCATGTGCAGCTGCTTTTCCGCCATCAGCCCATCGCAAGTTGACGAAagcacccccctccctcccgtcCAGTCTCACTACCATGAACACCACAGCTGCACAAACAA is from Leishmania infantum JPCM5 genome chromosome 32 and encodes:
- a CDS encoding putative cysteine peptidase, Clan CA, family C19, which produces MGGPPGSQVAQKKPNRPRHKKQEGVSENGASAKGATTLASSNGCGVTAMQAAASPSPFQPPRQPNVYTDCAPLRELYDQVRLSECGLHGISVRGGAGRPRRREEKGRPFTLQQSFSELPYPRGIMNNSNFCFMNSMLQALMFIPSFAQLTVSVSCDAQARQLCPTLATLGKWTLQYWKPGFTRLAMIAPTLMPRLPAGANNSNSGAPRSAVVPASQRILDGSVQEDAQEFLQKLLERVHEELVGLEEAFQQADASEAATESEMGLIAPAATTTTASGGGGGGGGGGRADAPDDATASTFHKKGWTFVKGKEKLAVREHEDVQGQSKLLASIFGGTLESHLQGKQRQRDRVSVLIERYYCLPVDVGFAPECTVEQALERTFMTERIYDSEHEKKLKKTLRLGRLPSVLFLQLRRWAVTREGELVKLDNVVRIKRTLLIPRTICADETLGNTERAYRLLSVVCHRGDAVSRGHYVTYLVHHAATPAVLKVQSSEPGNKDTAILRSPPDAATVILCNDANISVCPAKNMEKETMYFLVYQKTS